A genomic region of Camelus ferus isolate YT-003-E chromosome 35, BCGSAC_Cfer_1.0, whole genome shotgun sequence contains the following coding sequences:
- the MEIG1 gene encoding meiosis expressed gene 1 protein homolog, whose amino-acid sequence MASCDVKPKSVSHAKKWSEEIENLYRFQQAGYRDEAEYKQVKQVSMVDRWPETGYVKKLQRRDNTYYYYNKQRECDDKDVHKVKIYAY is encoded by the exons ATGGCTAGTTGTGACGTGAAACCAAAATCAGTAAGTCATGCCAAAAAGTGGTCAGAAGAGATAGAAAATCTGTACAGATTTCAACAAGCAGGATATCGAGATGAAGCTGAATACAAACAAGTGAAACAAGTTTCTATG GTAGATCGTTGGCCAGAGACAGGCTACGTGAAGAAACTTCAGAGAAGGGACAATACTTACTATTACTACAACAAACAGAGGGAGTGTGATGACAAGGATGTCCACAAAGTGAAAATTTATGCTTACTAG